The sequence ATAACCCAAGATTTCAAAATCCCAAATATAGGAGAAACCATCATGGCCAAGCAGAAATTCGAGCGAACCAAGCCGCATGTCAATATCGGGACGATCGGGCATGTGGACCACGGCAAGACGACCCTGACCAGCGCCATCACCAAATATTTGTCGGAACAGGGGCTGGCC is a genomic window of candidate division TA06 bacterium containing:
- the tuf gene encoding elongation factor Tu (EF-Tu; promotes GTP-dependent binding of aminoacyl-tRNA to the A-site of ribosomes during protein biosynthesis; when the tRNA anticodon matches the mRNA codon, GTP hydrolysis results; the inactive EF-Tu-GDP leaves the ribosome and release of GDP is promoted by elongation factor Ts; many prokaryotes have two copies of the gene encoding EF-Tu); protein product: MAKQKFERTKPHVNIGTIGHVDHGKTTLTSAITKYLSEQGLA